CTCCGAGTATTATAATCAACAGGATTCAATCCTTCAACAATTGTAATTAAAGATTATCAGTGACCCTTATGACATAAACAAGTCTGTTTGTGATCCATCTTTTTTTAGTGGCTTAAGTTAATGGAGctaaacaaatcaaacaaaaaatgcaAGAATGTTATGGCTTAACATTGATTTTGTTTGTTAGAGTGACATGAATATAATTGGCAATATGATTAGAAATATTTCCAGCACTGCAGTTCCTGTATTTAGTTATGTGACCACTGACAAACATTTTATTCAAGAGATGACGTAGTATTCATAGACGTACAATGAATTTCTAAACAAAATCACTCAATAAAATCACTCATGAATCTCTAATAATTCTTAAATGGTGGTTTGAATTCTTAaatctcaatattaaaaattgggTAAGCTTAGAAGCCCAGAAATACAGATGAACTCAGTTATCAACCAACAGAAGAACTGAAACCTACTTGACATCTATGAATGTCAAGATTTATCATATtaggtcttcaataaatgttttatttgctgCTGTCTTTCATGTCTGTTCAGAAAAAGGATGTTTggatttatgattaatttttactACAGGAGAAAAGCTAAAACGGTTTCATTCAAtcagttttaaacaaaagtaaagagtttaaagtgtaaaaaaaacagttaaagtttttttaaagtcaTTAGAATAGAAAAAGTTAACCCTTTTTAAGTCAacaaaaacttttgtaattttttccagTACATACTTTTGAGATAACTTCTTTTTTCTGAAGGGTGTACTGAAAAGACAAAGGTGATAATAgggaaaatttaaacattaatacatttattataagaaTAGTATAATAAAGAtacatacagggtgacaattaagtctggaacctcttttttaatttttaaaccacaatagaacaaaataccaaagttcacacgtgcttactggtgatagtaacgcacacatctgcccaattaccgaccggataatccctttgggggacggtccacaaggagtcagacaaaattcttaaatagcagcataggtcaactttggtatcaaattaaaggtcttacttagcagagtacaatgctgcaaaccggacttcaaaaggtggattccttcagtagttatagctatttgaattttaaaacaattgaataatgtaaattattaagtattacaagtaaacaccaatttttaagtacctgtgatcaaagtaagtgttcaaaatgttcccgtcccatcgtctggcaatgtcctaggcggttgtaaaagccatccactgcattttgaaggtagtcacgaggaatatcttgagcttcttggactatgagatttcttaggtgcgccaaatctcgaggcttagtacgataaactttatctttgaggtatccccaaagaaaaaaatccagcggagataaatcagggcaacgagcaggccactctactgcaccacgtcttccaatccatctgagaaggaatattgtatccaagtattctctaacaaggagagcaaagtgtggtggcgcgccatcttgttggaaataaattctttggaattgtcgaccaagagcagcttgtagtgcaggaattatctcattttggagcattgctagatacgagtcaccatttaaattaccattgataaataatgggctcataatttgatttcctataatacctgcccaaacgttaagtttctgtggatgctgtgtatgactcaatctgccacttttacattctaacagtagttgtgttattggtaataattattgattcctggcttcgtcagatgatgggaggggaacattttgaacacttactttgatcacaggtacttaaaaattggtgtttacttgtaatacttaataatttacattgttcaattgttttaaaattcaaatagctataactactgaattaaTCCActttttgaagtccggtttgcagcattgtactctactaagtaagacctttaatttgataccaaagttgacctatgctgctatttaagaattttgtctgactccttgtggaccgtcccccaaagggattatccggtcggtaattgggcagatgtgtgcgttactatcaccagtaagcacgtatgaactttggtatttcgttctattgtggttcaaaaattaaaaaagaggttccagacttaatcgtcaccctgtataatttttatcatattagtCACAATATACAAGCATGATGACACAGATGAAGTGACATGTGCAACAGTAGTTACATGATAAAAAAGATGTAAAATACTTATATTGCCACCCTGActgcataaaatatttgtagaaaggtTATATGACATATATTAGTAAAGAGAATCGTGATTTTATGGTGTTTTCTgactaataaatgttaataaaaaagcGGATTACAGACAGCTCACTCACCTTTTCCAGCAAAACTACGGCTACATGTAGACCGCATCTTCCTCTTGGACAACATACTTTGAAGACTATAATTAGTCTGATAACATATAGGAAATGTTAAAATAGTGCAAGCATTGTTCAAAAATGTGAGAaagataattacaaatttaaaaataataacacaataaccaatattttcaaaagaaatcaaGGTGAAGATTGGAAATGTAATGTGGTCAAACACTTTTAATACAAGACATTTTCAATTATTGCTTATCTTATGTTGTTTCAGCATAGCCTTTATCATTTAAGAAGTTGATCATTTCATCACTTCAGTTTTACCATCAAGTTTGTAAATACCAGTCACActatctatgtaaaaatatttgctgatATCCACAGATATAGCCAAAATTTACTGTTAGTAACAGTCTACatgttaaataatagttaatgagtaaaatatgttttcatatgtTTACCTTTAGAAGTTTTCCAAGTGGATCCTCAGACTTTCTTTCCttttccagaaatattttatatatttcctacACCCTGTCAGTTGGACTCTTCTTCCCCCGAAATGAATTCTTGGTTACGTGTCTaaatgaaatactaaaatataaattaaacagtttattgAATGGTTTAAATAAGAATGgcacattataaaaatatcaagtaaaacttGGAAACCAATATagtgttagaatttttaaaagatttcaatttattattggCACTTTTGTTTAAcgaaataaacaaggaaataaaagtcAAACTTCTATACTAATCAAAACAGAAAccaagattttcaaaataaatcaaacactTGAATTAATAAAGCAGGCAAATCGGACATAAACAGGAGTCTTGATGTAACTCTTTTATATTAcgattataactttaaaataaaacctgcGATGAAACACTATTAGACAGGGTTGTACAACATGTTTTTCTATCTCATCAAGTGCTATTCTCAACACCTGCATCACTTGAGAATggattgtatataatttattaatcttaatGTTTATGAATTACTCTATTTTATTCTGACAACACACAATTAACTCCGGTCTCAGATGTGTGCCAATATCTAACTtgagaaaactaaaatttagttattaataacataaaaataatttactatcacagatatattaataatagatattatttgctgatgttaaaatgtaaatttcaatgtTACAGATGGTCCGTTTTTCACAATAACCCTAAAGGAGCCTGTGGGAGTGACTGGTCAGATCTTGCCATGGAATTTCCCTGTAGCCCTCCTTGCAGCCAAGTGGGGACCTGCCCTTGCTGCTGGATGTACTACTGTGCTCAAACCAGCTGAGCAGACACCGATCACAATCCTTCAGATCGCTGCACTCACCAAAGAGgtctttgttgtttttaaataaaatatgtttcagttaATCTAGATTAGttcttgattaaataaattagctttatattttttctcaattGAATCCTTTTTCATACAATTCTTCCATTTTTTCATCTTCATTTGAATCTTTGGCTTGCAGGCTGGGTTTCCTCCAGGAGTGATAAATGTTGTCAACGGTTTTGGTCCCACTGCTGGAGCAGCCATTACAAACCACCCTGACATTTCAAAAATAGCTTTCGTAGGCTCCACTGAGGTAAGTAATCTAATTACAGCTGATAATCAACattcatttaaacataaaacatcttaTAATATAAAGCATTCATATAATTATAGAGTTCATCGATTTTGCTAAAAGATTTCACTAAAGTATTCTCAGAAATTCATACAAGCTGTATACTGGATTGTCTTGTAGATATTTCTACAGCTCCTCCTTTAGATTTTGTCCAGTCAAGCTATAAATGCTGGCAGCTATTCTTCAGTTTACATCTACCATTGAAAAGTTCTTTTATAGAGGTCTGTCTCTCAAGTGTCATGAGAAGGAATATCTTGCAATATGCCTGGTGTCATTGTAAGAGATTATGGTAAAGAATGAAGAAGCAGTGACTTTATAATGATTAAACTCTTTAAAAGCTTGTCTGAAACTCTTTTAATGTGTGATAATAAATTTGAATCTGATGTTCTGTTTAGAATGGTATCATAAAGGCAAACAATTGtttaatgaattgttttaatgttagagtaaaacttaaaaattctgtTCTGTTAATGTTGTCATAAATAAGCTCTTGATATTTGCtaaaacagtaattataaaataaaaagtgtaagataattaatttttaattttactgtaacagTCGATGAGTAATTAAAATGTCTGTTTTAGGTTGGCAGAATAATCATGGAGTCAGCTGCCAAGTCCAACCTGAAGAGAGTTGGTTTGGAGCTTGGAGGAAAGAGCCCAATTGCTATATTTGATGATGTTGATGGTACGTtactatatattaaaacttcttaCCTCATAAATATTTGTACTGATATTTCAAAATAGGTAGGAATTTGATTATCCAtgatccattattaaaagttaaagaattatttaagtgaaattttcacaAGACTAAGCTCCAGTCCAAATTATGCACTCTCTTTAAAAGTGTTGAATATTTCAGTAATCCTTCAAAGtatcattaaaaattatcaaaggCTGTTTTTATacctttgtaatttattttataattttaagacactaatttaatacatatacatgatgttaaataaagcttaatttttGCAGTTGACAAGGCAGTAGAAATTGCTTATGAGGCTGTATTTATCAACGGAGGCCAGGCATGTTGTGCTGGCACCAGAACCTTTGTTCAGGACACAATCTACGATGCCTTTGTTAAGAAGGCAGCAGAAAGAGCGGCCAAGAGGAAAGTTGGAGACCCATTCAGTGATGAAACGGAACAGGGTCCTCAGGTACAACACGTCTTCTTGAATTAAAAAAGATTCAGGACATGTAATAAGGAAGAGTATAATCATGTGTTGCATAATTGATGCCAGGATACTGCATTTCATTTTGTTTCTGTGTATGAACAGAAAGGCCTATGAtacaaggagaagtttgaggacACATGTTTTGTATTATATAGAAAGGaattcaagtaaaatttaaattgccaACAGGTTTTGGTTTTAACAATTGCTTGACtcaccaataattaattatttaatcttcaataccatttaaaatgtatctttagCTTATACTACAATGCATTGCAATGTTTTACCCACTGaaacttgtaaatattaacaagatgtactgtatttatttatgatactGCTTTGACGTATATTTTTATGagtatacttatttatatttaataagggtttcaatgtaaaaaaaccaaaaaaattgctATCAAAACAACTTTGTGATTACCTTGAAACCTctgattattaaattaacatcttATCTATGCCAACTCACTTGGTTGTTACAAAATGATTGgaatatatttgttaaagtaagaacaaaaatatatggtatatGAATAGTAAAACATATAACCCTCTGGAGCCCAAGTCACAGTTTTATAGTACAGTAAATCGATTCTTCTCTTCTACAAGATTGTCACTTGGAATTCAGTGGATTTAATAGCTATTTCTCGAAACCAggttaataatcataaataaccTACTGTTTAGGTTGACGAGGAAATGTTCACCAAAGCCCTGCGGATGATAGAGTCAGGGAAGAAGGAAGGAGCTAAGCTGGAGACAGGAGGCAGCAGGATTGGAGACAAGGGATACTTCATCCAGCCTACAGTATTCTCCAATGTTACAGACAACATGACCATCGCTCGAGAGGAGGTGATTTAGAGAATGTTTTATCCTTCCCTATGCGGTGATAACTACTtggtttatttgataaaaataactaagattggctgatattttttattgcttgtaatttgtgttttatagGCCTAACAAAAGttgtatttcattaattatttatatattttttgtatttctgaaCTTTAAACTATGAAACTCCGAATGGATAATCCTTGCTTTTTGATACTTATTGAATATGACTTGTAAGAAGTTGAAACTATAATTTATGACTACTATTTGAACTGTTTGATGAAGGTATGTGTAACTAATGTCTACATATATGGAGTTCAGACttataatcatacagaaaaaaacattgCTGGTGAAATGTTGCTAGTAACTAGCATGATCTGGTGACTATTATGAGAACTAACTCTAATAGAATGTGTAAGCTAGAGACATTGCCTTAGCTGGGACTGCAGGTGAAATTAACTAGTTATCTTTAGCAATGAGATAAACCTGCTATCCTAGAACCAAGTAAACTGATCTATATGTCTCATTTATAcaatgtgtattaatttttttttaatgttattagtcTGGTAGGTGAAATCAAATTTGCATTggataagaaaacaatttttttttgtaaatttaattaaggaATAGTTTTGATGACGGTTGAAATGTAATGagatcaaattaattaaaaatgctgctgataaacttttattttagtagttCACACACACATAACCAGAGTGTGACACATAAATAGTAGTCATATTAGAGTTTACTATTgagataaaattactgaaaatataacataaaatttaccattttttagtcTCTTATCTTGTTGGCAGTCACTAATAAAACTAtcatgtatattttacttttaagaagCTGAAACGAAAAAGTGACTTGtgaaaaatgtattgttgtttttaatcCTTTCATTACATTCTCGTTTAGACTCCTAACCAACAACTGATTTCTTTCTTAAGGGAAATTTCTTTGTTCACAAAAAGCTATGTTGTGTTCTAATTCGATGCTAATTGGCTTTTGCCTCCTAGAGTGTACTCTACAGTTCAAAGTGAGCCATTCTGTTGTTTTATACCATTTCCACTACAAATGCACTATTTCAAAGTTTATACTctaaaatcttgaaaatttatTTCGAAGCTATCCTAtcaaattgtacataattatggGTTTATAGCTTACCTGTTGGAGCCACAAAGCTacataaaacttacaaataaaatcCTGAGAAACCTTCTCTTCATCTTCCTGGGTAGTTGCGATAGCAGTTGCAAGCTGTAGAAGTTACATGTGGAGTCTCTCATTTGCAAATATTAGTTTCGTGAAAATGGTGCATCATAGCCAACAAATGTGAACAATGTTCCCTGTTTCTACAATAATTGTTCAAGTAAAATgtagtaatacaataaaatttaacattttttatttaaattttggtaacaAAATATCTTCTTTCGAAAAAATTATTCTCAAAAGATCTTTTAAGCTTCTTAGACAAGCTATTATCcttgaaatatattatactattaaaaacttacagattcctaattttattcaatttatcttaATAGCATAACTGATTTTATCGAAATTTGGAGGGTCCTAGTTGCATAGAAATTTATTATCGGAAAAGTTTTAACACagaa
The Homalodisca vitripennis isolate AUS2020 chromosome 4, UT_GWSS_2.1, whole genome shotgun sequence DNA segment above includes these coding regions:
- the LOC124359182 gene encoding aldehyde dehydrogenase 1A1 — its product is MPNRTPKIKYTKHFINNEFVDSLDKKTFAVLNPCTAEKICDVAEGFKADVDIAVKAAKAAFQQNSAWRTLDPSAREVLMNKLADLIERDADELASILTLENGKPFKAALWEIHNAAKTMRYYGGWCDKIYGKTIPVDGPFFTITLKEPVGVTGQILPWNFPVALLAAKWGPALAAGCTTVLKPAEQTPITILQIAALTKEAGFPPGVINVVNGFGPTAGAAITNHPDISKIAFVGSTEVGRIIMESAAKSNLKRVGLELGGKSPIAIFDDVDVDKAVEIAYEAVFINGGQACCAGTRTFVQDTIYDAFVKKAAERAAKRKVGDPFSDETEQGPQVDEEMFTKALRMIESGKKEGAKLETGGSRIGDKGYFIQPTVFSNVTDNMTIAREEIFGPVQQILKFSSVEELVERANNTTYGLAAGIVTNDLNKAIAFAKAAQAGSVWVNCFNIVSYQAPFGGYKESGFGKDMGEEAIHEYLNIKTVTIALPTPSK